In a single window of the Octopus sinensis linkage group LG1, ASM634580v1, whole genome shotgun sequence genome:
- the LOC115210194 gene encoding toll-like receptor Tollo produces MSSVKSRSQRACVTMTSNSVSQISRCHSLRHLAVVAAATATKHLEPKLNSHSTLNSAREEAMTPTKAKLTPISLSQFSTFLFIPPLLPFSSPFKPPPPATPTQPLPLSSSSSSSSSSSSSSSSSSSSSSSSSSFLPSPSHSHPPSPTLHCTSSSCSLSSSSNSVVETTTFFSCPCSLPHYLPPPPSSPTTSRLSCSESLPPSLIKPLLPQPSPPPQSPISASSTLTSLSSSPASVPFHWMSVLFLLLLFSHSAQPWVTQPEFQCPKQCECHNLRTSQLSTSIAARCRINETMSRYNFSVFSAPYITVLVIQCQGKPLKPVNKMLRNLPFLEELVFKDCHFKSIPEYTLLGLNNLRNFSIFGADQLTLTSNIFHKAVKLKNLEIIHSGLKTIPVDMLCNSVDVELLTLSQNELTHLSELKKLCQTNTTILDQITRLDLSYNLLQTIPADFSKLFSDMQMVNFVGNQIDNIEAGSVSDLYYLTVMDLSKNQIQSFPRDFLENSIGIQQLGISQNPIKTIFPYFKDLQDLEVFEAEHTYLDNSFFREIPKGSALTNLNLAHCYMSKINKSLMSNLKNLRRLDLKSNSILSLPSNVFSSNEKLEVLILSNNDIEELLDNSLQGLRALRELDISYNNISVINEDAFHDLLVIEKLDLSFNQLYDIPNAITPLDKIQELYLEGNFISKINKNSFKGLDSINRIVLSKNRIVFLDASSFTRCFNLHILDLSENNISFIHEDAFEGLQLVGVSLASNKIKNIGTALWKQHNLSQVHLQGNLLEAIMSSNFPENVKFLNVSHNRIWNVHPFTFSNKDTLVEVDLRHNNISFLANDAISVSHRVRSIPDVYLMGNPFKCDCNIVWLKKLANVRPRKKDGLPYIPDLNELECHADNESSVPTGRMYEVKESDFLCKYLKECSPDCICCNFGMCDCNSICPEQCSCYRSYDRKANIINCMNSGLSDSRMLPSNATKIYLSGNRLISLSKHSFLRQRDLLTVLYLNRSHISNIQNGTFMTLINLKQLYMHDNDLTILTKETFQGLENLEVITLNSNSISYIAPGMFAPMPKLKIVDVSSNRLHILDNSFLSLKYLESIAIHNNPWICKCPFVMGLQELYINKPDLVVLSESVICDHEDVINSSMSFYTAYPLFEFDVQLHCLNITPVTNLSAHVNTQIDSKVICALAIFSAVFLTLIIAVISIACYREELKVWLFTQYGWRIGDPWAKLDDSNRRYDVFVAYTSKNAMFVEHELTPRLERREPPYQVCLTYRDYDVDISYAQNTINCIQNSKRTIMLVSNDFFQTEWFRYDFQINNHDILKTLSERLIVILMEKVDRKKLECDLMFYAKTKKFLKYQDTHFWDKLYYMLPKVRGLPLLPQTPESAVSSGELRDQCCNNIAFSKTSLESGYEEINFVRKNVFPRSDHQTVYLAPVCQRNCK; encoded by the coding sequence ATGTCTTCCGTGAAATCCAGATCACAGCGGGCATGCGTAACGATGACGTCTAACTCCGTCTCGCAAATCTCCAGGTGTCATTCCTTGCGTCACTTggctgtagtagcagcagcaactgcCACAAAGCATTTAGAACCGAAGCTAAATTCTCATTCAACACTAAATTCTGCGAGAGAAGAAGCCATGACGCCGACAAAAGCCAAACTAACACCAATATCATTATCACAGTTTTCAACATTTTTATTCATACCGCCTCTATTGCCATTCTCCTCTCCATTTAAACCTCCACCGCCAGCAACGCCGACTCAACCCTtacccctttcttcttcttcttcttcttcttcttcttcttcttcttcttcttcttcttcttcttcttcttcttcttcttcttcttcttttcttccttctccttctcattcGCACCCACCATCTCCTACACTTCACTGTACTTCTTCCTCttgttctttatcttcttcttcgaATTCTGTAGTAGAAACGACTACGTTTTTCTCGTGTCCATGTTCTCTGCCTCACTATCTACCACCACCTCCTTCTTCACCCACCACTTCTCGTCTATCGTGCTCTGAGTCGTTACCGCCGTCCTTAATAAAACCACTACTTCCACAACCATCTCCTCCACCACAGTCGCCGATATCGGCATCTTCGAcgttaacatcattatcatcatcgccggCGTCTGTTCCTTTTCACTGGATGAGTgtactatttcttcttcttcttttctcgcATTCAGCGCAACCGTGGGTGACTCAGCCCGAATTTCAGTGTCCTAAACAATGCGAATGCCATAACCTTCGTACTTCGCAGCTTTCCACTTCAATAGCAGCCCGCTGCCGAATAAATGAAACGATGAGTCGGTATAATTTCAGTGTATTTTCAGCCCCATATATTACTGTCCTGGTTATACAGTGCCAGGGCAAACCTTTAAAACCCGTTAACAAAATGCTCCGTAATCTTCCTTTTCTCGAAGAACTTGTATTTAAGGATTGTCATTTCAAAAGCATTCCTGAATATACACTGTTAGGCTTGAATAACTTGAGAAATTTTAGCATTTTTGGTGCTGATCAGTTGACGTTAACTTCAAACATATTCCACAAAGCGGTTAAATTGAAAAACCTCGAGATAATACACAGTGGACTTAAAACAATTCCTGTTGATATGCTTTGCAATTCTGTAGATGTTGAATTGCTTACTTTATCGCAGAATGAATTAACGCACCTGTCAGAATTGAAAAAACTTTGCCAGACTAACACCACCATTTTAGACCAAATAACACGCTTAGATTTGAGTTACAACTTACTCCAAACAATTCCAGCAGATTTCAGTAAATTATTTTCTGATATGCAAATGGTAAATTTTGTAGGTAACCAAATCGATAACATAGAAGCTGGTAGTGTCAGTGATCTTTATTATTTAACAGTTATGGATCTGTCAAAAAATCAAATCCAAAGTTTCCCACGTGACTTTTTAGAAAATTCCATTGGAATACAGCAGCTCGGTATCTCACAAAACCCTATCAAAACTATATTCCCATATTTTAAAGATCTTCAAGATTTAGAAGTGTTTGAAGCCGAGCATACTTATTTAGACAATAGTTTCTTCCGGGAAATTCCTAAAGGGTCTGCATTAACGAATTTAAACTTAGCACATTGCTAtatgagtaaaataaataaatccctGATGAGTAATTTGAAAAATTTAAGGCGTCTTGATCTTAAGAGTAATTCAATTTTATCGCTGCCTTCTAATGTATTTTCTTCCAATGAGAAGCTCGAGGTTCTGATATTGTCAAACAATGATATTGAGGAACTTTTGGATAATTCCTTACAAGGACTTAGGGCCTTGCGAGAACTCGATATCAGTTACAATAATATATCAGTTATAAATGAAGACGCCTTTCACGATCTTCTGGTTATTGAAAAACTTGATTTAAGTTTCAACCAGCTGTATGATATCCCCAATGCTATAACCCCTTTGGACAAAATACAAGAATTGTATTTAGAGGGAAATTTCATCAGTAAAATTAACAAGAATTCATTCAAGGGTTTAGATTCTATTAATCGAATTGTTTTGTCTAAAAATAGAATTGTCTTTCTTGATGCCAGTAGTTTTACTCGATGCTTCAATTTACATATTTTAGATTTATCTGAAAACAACATTTCCTTTATACATGAGGACGCGTTCGAAGGTCTACAATTGGTCGGTGTCAGTTTAGcaagtaataaaattaaaaacatcgGTACAGCGTTATGGAAGCAGCACAATCTAAGCCAGGTTCATTTGCAGGGTAACCTTCTTGAAGCCATTATGTCGTCCAATTTCCCAGAAAACGTAAAGTTTTTAAACGTTTCGCATAATAGAATTTGGAATGTCCATCCATTTACCTTCTCAAACAAAGATACACTTGTAGAAGTTGACTTACGCCATAACAACATCAGCTTCCTAGCAAATGATGCTATCAGTGTATCCCACAGAGTACGTTCCATTCCCGACGTTTACCTTATGGGAAATCCATTCAAATGTGATTGTAACATTGTCTGGCTTAAAAAACTTGCCAATGTAAGGCCAAGGAAAAAAGACGGCCTTCCGTACATTCCGGATTTGAACGAACTAGAATGTCATGCGGACAATGAAAGTTCAGTACCAACAGGCCGTATGTACGAGGTAAAGGAATCGGATTTTCTCTGCAAATACCTGAAAGAATGCTCTCCTGATTGCATCTGCTGCAATTTTGGCATGTGTGACTGCAACAGCATTTGCCCCGAACAATGCAGCTGCTATCGCTCTTATGATCGTAAAGCTAATATCATCAACTGTATGAACAGCGGACTTAGTGACTCACGTATGTTGCCTTCGAATGCCACCAAAATTTACCTGAGTGGTAATCGTCTTATATCTCTTTCCAAACACTCTTTTCTTCGCCAGCGAGATCTGTTAACTGTACTCTATTTAAATAGATCCCATATTTCCAATATACAAAATGGCACATTTATGACTTTAATAAATCTGAAACAGTTATACATGCACGATAATGATTTGACTATTTTAACAAAAGAAACTTTCCAAGGATTAGAAAACCTTGAAGTCATCACgctgaattcaaattcaattAGTTATATTGCACCAGGAATGTTTGCTCCTATGCCGAAATTAAAAATTGTCGATGTCAGCAGTAATCGATTGCACATATTGGACAACAGTTTCTTGAGCCTAAAGTATTTAGAAAGTATTGCAATCCACAACAATCCATGGATTTGCAAATGTCCATTCGTCATGGGACTGCAGGAGTTGTACATTAATAAACCTGATTTGGTGGTTCTCTCAGAATCTGTAATATGCGATCATGAAGATGTCATCAATAGCAGTATGTCTTTCTACACAGCTTACCCTCTTTTTGAGTTCGATGTACAGTTACACTGTCTGAACATCACTCCAGTCACCAATTTATCAGCCCACGTGAATACGCAAATCGACTCAAAAGTTATATGTGCTTTAGCCATTTTTTCAGCCGTCTTTTTGACTTTGATAATTGCTGTTATCAGCATCGCATGTTATCGTGAAGAGCTGAAGGTTTGGCTGTTCACGCAGTATGGATGGCGTATTGGAGATCCGTGGGCAAAGCTAGATGATTCTAACCGACGATATGATGTCTTCGTAGCTTACACAAGCAAGAACGCAATGTTCGTGGAACACGAGCTTACACCGCGTCTAGAGAGAAGGGAACCACCTTACCAGGTATGTCTGACCTACAGGGATTATGATGTGGATATTTCCTACGCTCAAAACACAATCAATTGTATACAAAATAGCAAGCGAACCATTATGCTAGTGTCTAACGACTTCTTCCAAACGGAATGGTTCCGTTATGATTTTCAAATTAACAATCATGATATACTGAAAACGCTTTCTGAAAGACTCATAGTCATTTTAATGGAAAAAGTCGATAGGAAAAAACTTGAATGCGACCTTATGTTTTATGCCAAGACGAAAAAATTCCTAAAATATCAAGACACACATTTCTGGGACAAACTTTATTATATGCTACCAAAAGTTCGAGGACTGCCATTATTACCACAGACCCCAGAATCTGCGGTTTCCTCTGGAGAGCTACGCGATCAGTGTTGCAATAATATTGCTTTCTCGAAGACTTCGTTGGAAAGTGGGTACGAAGAGATTAACTTCGTACGGAAAAATGTTTTTCCCCGTTCAGATCATCAGACTGTATATTTAGCACCTGTTTGCCAAAGAAATTGTAAATAA